The Pseudodesulfovibrio cashew genomic sequence ACCCAGACGCACGACTACGACCTGACGGACATGAGCGCCGACGCCAAGGCGCCCAGCAAGTCGGGCAAGCGCGACCTGGACTTCATTCTGGACATCCCCCTTGAGGTCTCCGCCGAACTGGGCCGGACCAAGCTGCTCATCAACGAGCTGCTCCAGCTGGGGCAGGGTTCGGTGGTCGAGCTGAACAAGCTGGCGGGCGAGCCCCTGGAAATTTACGTCAACGGCAAGCTGGTGGCACGCGGCGAGGCCGTTGTCATCAACGAGAAATTCGGCATCCGGCTGACGGATATCATCAGCCCCATCGAGCGGGTAAAGCAGCTTGGATAGCGTGGCGGTCAACGCGACGGCGGCCACGGCCGGGCACAATGCCACGGGCACGCCGCTCCCGGCGGTGGACATCGGGTCCTCCGTCCTCGTCACTCTGGGCTACCTCTGTCTGCTGCTCGGGGTGATATTCCTGGCCTACTGGCTGCTCAGGCGGCTGGGAGTCCAGGGCATGGGCGTGCGTTCGGGCAATGGCGCGCCCCGCCTGCTGACCCGGCTCATGCTCGGCAATCGCCAGTCCGTGGCCGTGGTCCGCTACCGCGACAAGGACATGGTCCTCGGCGTGACCGAGGAGCGGGTGACACTGCTCAGGGAGTTCGAGGCCGACGACGCAGCCGAAGAAGCGCCGGCGGACACCGGGTTCGCGCGACTGCTCAAGCGCAAGACGGACGAAGAAGGACAAGGGTGATGCGAAAAAGCAGCTGGTGGATACTGCTCCTGTGCGCGGCATGCGCGGCGCTGCTGGTGCCCGCCCTCGCCCTCGCCCAGGCACCTACGGTCCCCAAGCTAACCATGGAGCTGGCGGCAGGGCAGGCCGAACCCGGCGAGGTCTCAACCCTGCTGGAAATCCTCTTCCTGCTCACCGTGCTCGGCATGGCCCCGGCCATCATGCTGACCATGACCTCCTTCACCCGGATCATCATCGTCTTTCACTTCCTGCGCCAGGCCATGGGCACCCAGCAGATGCCGCCCAACCAAATCCTGGCCGGTCTGGCCATCTTCATGACCGTCGTGATCATGATGCCCGTGGGCAAGGCCATCAACGACACCGCGCTCCAGCCCTATCTCAACGAGGAAATCCAGTTCATGGAGGCCCTGGACCGGGCCCAGAAGCCCGTGCGCGAGTTCATGTTCAAGCATACGCGCGAAAAGGACCTCTCCATATTCTACTCCATCACCAAGGAGCCCCGGCCCAAGACCAAGGAAGAGGTCAACACGCTGATGCTCGTGGCCGCCTTCGCCATCTCCGAGCTGAAGACGGGCTTCACCATCGGCTTCCTCATCTACATCCCGTTTTTGATCCTGGACATGGTCGTGGCCTCCATCCTGCTGGCCATGGGCATGATGATGCTCCCGCCGGTCATGATCTCGCTGCCGTTCAAGATCCTGCTGTTCATCCTCATCGACGGCTGGAACCTGCTTATCGGCTCGCTGGTCAACACCTTCCAGTGACGAGATGCACAGGCATTCCCAGGGAGCCTGCGCGGAATTTCCAAGGCTGAGGCAAGGCAATGAAGAACCCGACAACCAAGGAGCATGAGGCATGACACCGGAATTCGTCGTCGGCTTCGCGAGACAGGCCATCGAGATGACCCTGATCATCTCCCTGCCCATGCTCGGCATCGGCATGGCGGTCGGCATATTCATCTCCATTCTTCAGGCCGCCACCCAGATCCAGGAGATGACTCTGACCATGGTCCCCAAGATCGTGGCCATCTTTCTCGCCCTACTCCTTGCATTCCCCTGGATCATGGACAAGATGACCACCTACACGACAAATCTTTTCCTCAATCTTCCCAATTATATAAAATAAACCGCACCCTTCCCGTGCGCCGCCCCGGCAGCGCCAGCTCCGCGCGGGGGCCTCATCAACTTGCTGACAAACATGGGGAAACCACGTAAGTTCCGTTGTAGCGGCGAACCTCTCGCCACACAGCAACTCTCGTGAGCG encodes the following:
- the fliN gene encoding flagellar motor switch protein FliN — its product is MAEDQDKLAQEWADALLEGNDPAATDPDDPFGGLENVTDPADAGGTEVSADEALADEWAAALAETEQDEVKHEKEQEFLSTQTHDYDLTDMSADAKAPSKSGKRDLDFILDIPLEVSAELGRTKLLINELLQLGQGSVVELNKLAGEPLEIYVNGKLVARGEAVVINEKFGIRLTDIISPIERVKQLG
- the fliO gene encoding flagellar biosynthetic protein FliO, whose protein sequence is MAVNATAATAGHNATGTPLPAVDIGSSVLVTLGYLCLLLGVIFLAYWLLRRLGVQGMGVRSGNGAPRLLTRLMLGNRQSVAVVRYRDKDMVLGVTEERVTLLREFEADDAAEEAPADTGFARLLKRKTDEEGQG
- the fliP gene encoding flagellar type III secretion system pore protein FliP (The bacterial flagellar biogenesis protein FliP forms a type III secretion system (T3SS)-type pore required for flagellar assembly.) translates to MRKSSWWILLLCAACAALLVPALALAQAPTVPKLTMELAAGQAEPGEVSTLLEILFLLTVLGMAPAIMLTMTSFTRIIIVFHFLRQAMGTQQMPPNQILAGLAIFMTVVIMMPVGKAINDTALQPYLNEEIQFMEALDRAQKPVREFMFKHTREKDLSIFYSITKEPRPKTKEEVNTLMLVAAFAISELKTGFTIGFLIYIPFLILDMVVASILLAMGMMMLPPVMISLPFKILLFILIDGWNLLIGSLVNTFQ
- the fliQ gene encoding flagellar biosynthesis protein FliQ, with amino-acid sequence MTPEFVVGFARQAIEMTLIISLPMLGIGMAVGIFISILQAATQIQEMTLTMVPKIVAIFLALLLAFPWIMDKMTTYTTNLFLNLPNYIK